In Ignavibacteriales bacterium, the following proteins share a genomic window:
- a CDS encoding DUF2283 domain-containing protein: MKISYDKAIDALSITFKETTVTTKHLAEGIAIDYDSNGNIAGIEILDAQKNLGGKESFRQVILEGIGLDLAA, encoded by the coding sequence ATGAAAATAAGCTATGATAAAGCAATTGATGCACTAAGTATTACCTTTAAAGAAACAACAGTTACAACTAAACATTTGGCAGAAGGAATTGCTATTGATTATGATAGTAATGGAAATATAGCTGGTATAGAGATATTAGATGCACAGAAAAATCTAGGAGGGAAAGAATCTTTTCGCCAAGTTATTCTTGAAGGTATCGGACTGGATTTGGCTGCTTAA